One genomic segment of Myxococcales bacterium includes these proteins:
- a CDS encoding nucleotidyl transferase AbiEii/AbiGii toxin family protein has protein sequence MVSSKLSAFQREALAAIFARSGDTLFLTGGAALAGYHLGHRPTDDLDLFTVDAEAFQRTRFVIDAAAEALHATVEVRQDGPGFRRYAFVRGDDALVIDTVLERGRQLHVVKSRVGDILVDPPDEILANKLTAIVGRMEERDLVDVLCLERAGLRVEDALPAALAKDGGATPATLAWLLSEVRIPDTASLPAGVTPAELRAFIDELVIRLRRAAHPSGSR, from the coding sequence ATGGTCTCCTCTAAGCTGAGCGCGTTCCAACGAGAGGCTCTCGCCGCCATCTTCGCGCGCTCCGGCGACACGCTCTTCCTCACCGGAGGTGCCGCGCTTGCCGGTTACCACCTCGGCCACCGGCCGACCGACGACCTGGACCTCTTCACGGTGGACGCCGAAGCGTTTCAGCGCACGCGATTCGTCATCGACGCAGCCGCGGAGGCGTTGCATGCGACCGTGGAGGTCAGGCAGGACGGGCCCGGATTTCGCCGTTACGCGTTCGTTCGTGGAGATGATGCGCTGGTGATCGATACCGTCCTGGAGCGCGGTCGGCAGCTCCACGTCGTGAAGTCTCGCGTCGGGGACATCCTCGTGGATCCACCCGACGAGATCCTCGCAAACAAGCTGACGGCGATTGTCGGAAGGATGGAGGAGCGCGACCTGGTCGACGTCCTCTGCCTCGAGCGTGCGGGGCTTCGGGTGGAAGATGCGCTCCCCGCGGCGCTTGCGAAGGATGGCGGAGCAACACCGGCGACGTTGGCCTGGCTTCTCTCCGAAGTCCGCATTCCCGACACCGCCTCGCTGCCCGCGGGCGTGACCCCCGCAGAGCTGCGCGCGTTCATCGACGAGCTCGTCATCCGACTACGTCGCGCCGCCCACCCCTCGGGCTCCCGCTGA
- a CDS encoding WG repeat-containing protein gives MASASKPDGGESLGAASRAVVDASVASPPAGSDDGGPSCATTMFPPFEEASQGLSTFANNEGLVGLKDASGKIVLSPRFRYLSGFLPGGVAGGVEAPKDRAVFVTKTGAITEAVLYDNGPDYFVSGVARIIKNKKVGFIDDRGRVVIEPRWDFADAMCGDRVPVCNGCKRGRGDEHDTYKGGKWGYVDRSGREVIALEWSFVERFEGETAIVERGTERLRIDRSGRVLGKAP, from the coding sequence ATGGCCTCCGCCTCGAAGCCCGACGGCGGCGAAAGCCTTGGCGCCGCGTCGCGCGCGGTCGTCGACGCCTCGGTCGCGTCGCCGCCGGCGGGCAGCGACGACGGCGGTCCCTCCTGTGCGACCACGATGTTTCCCCCGTTCGAGGAAGCGTCCCAAGGGCTTTCGACGTTCGCGAACAACGAGGGTCTTGTCGGCCTCAAAGACGCCAGCGGCAAGATCGTGCTCTCGCCGCGTTTTCGGTATCTCTCCGGGTTTCTGCCGGGCGGCGTGGCGGGCGGGGTCGAGGCGCCGAAAGATCGCGCGGTGTTCGTGACCAAAACCGGCGCCATCACCGAAGCGGTCCTATACGACAACGGCCCCGACTACTTCGTGAGCGGGGTCGCTCGCATCATCAAGAACAAGAAGGTCGGCTTTATCGACGATCGTGGAAGAGTGGTCATCGAGCCCCGCTGGGATTTTGCGGACGCGATGTGCGGCGACCGAGTGCCCGTTTGCAATGGCTGCAAGCGCGGTCGCGGCGACGAACACGACACGTACAAAGGCGGCAAATGGGGCTACGTCGATCGCTCGGGGCGCGAGGTCATCGCGCTCGAGTGGTCGTTCGTCGAACGCTTCGAAGGTGAGACCGCCATCGTCGAGCGTGGGACAGAGCGTCTGCGGATCGACCGCAGCGGCCGCGTGCTCGGCAAGGCGCCTTGA